One genomic segment of Impatiens glandulifera chromosome 6, dImpGla2.1, whole genome shotgun sequence includes these proteins:
- the LOC124943966 gene encoding uncharacterized protein LOC124943966: MTCSCRVFDVSGFPCTHALTAARTRKLDPYDFCSRYYSTEMWLHAYAETCYPVSDEEEWDIPEIIKQCVCLKPPIKVKKGRPTTNRRSSQCETRKVQRRCSSCGGQGQNRATCKSVMSAPSTARTSSQHQPSSQQHVE, translated from the exons ATGActtgtagttgtagggtatttgatgtatctggttTTCCTTGTACTCATGCCCTGACTGCTGCTCGTACACGAAAATTGGATCCTTATGACTTCTGCTCAAG ATATTACTCAACTGAAATGTGGTTGCATGCATATGCAGAGACATGTTATCCTGTtagtgatgaagaagaatggGATATTCCGGAAATTATCAAACAATGCGTTTGCCTAAAACCACCTATTAAGGTGAAGAAAGGACGGCCAACAACAAATCGTAGGTCATCCCAATGTGAGACTCGTAAGGTCCAGAGACGATGCAGTTCATGTGGTGGTCAAGGTCAAAACAGAGCAACATGCAAATCAGTGATgtctgcaccatctactgcaagaaCATCATCTCAGCATCAGCCATCATCTCAACAGCATGTTGAATAA